One stretch of Leishmania panamensis strain MHOM/PA/94/PSC-1 chromosome 29 sequence DNA includes these proteins:
- a CDS encoding flagellar radial spoke protein-like, putative (TriTrypDB/GeneDB-style sysID: LpmP.29.0650), protein MAGVDEHQIRQSALWGHMTQVLAQVIRERPANAMDALSAASNHLLSGSAVPPTKGKMYVDPRPTARAEAPIDSFTSTRWAANTNTALAPPRPPRRPRRADGENDEEEEDDASANAGLDGQPRIDLADHPGTLSDVVMEQQYFNMVGLGLPRVEAYRLLVGLRQLIRSEPLSSVRFWGVVTGSSYDYYVAECQVDAERMQENADMNGEGDEDGDMEEEEEHAPVSKIADVLCTVARGRLARRGPRPSTPAEEAGTGLNAMCYYASTSADLTTWTRLPDVSPHHITVARALRCRFSGNFDAPVHGHPRFMGSEKHYLRAQIARITSACRIAPVQTFTTEGAVPDAEEEEGAPAHTPPTAVPAYSVVPPLLPQEMPDEEDTDAIAAVQAWFTGYSKEELMQTKGWSHIAPSVLSCGRVTTALAEEEEEEQEPADGEGENGQGDGASTSEPPPPPPEPEMVAPFLCDISLDAPLSFTGHSRAQLAAWTFRKAYEVEGSQTSVYVAKSLRWPGAATYAVTTTGRPGASYQMMYYGTGLKDMQGAYYAPPLPAPCCHEYVEAPGEFDGQWDCTIDEELRYAPPPPRPEAEEEEDEEEDV, encoded by the coding sequence ATGGCAGGCGTAGACGAGCATCAAATTCGCCAATCGGCGCTCTGGGGCCACATGACGCAGGTGCTCGCGCAGGTGATCCGCGAGCGGCCCGCCAACGCGATGGACGCGCTCAGCGCGGCTTCCAACCACCTCCTGTCTGGCAGCGCTGTACCCCCAACAAAAGGCAAGATGTACGTCGATCCGCGGCCCACCGCTCGCGCTGAGGCCCCAATCGACTCCTTCACGAGCACGCGCTGGGCTGCCAACACGAATACCGCCTTGGCACCGCCGAGACCGCCACGCCGCCCACGCCGTGCTGACGGCGAAaatgacgaggaggaagaggacgacgcGTCAGCTAACGCCGGGTTGGATGGCCAACCGCGCATCGACCTCGCGGATCACCCCGGCACTCTTAGCGATGTCGTGATGGAGCAGCAGTACTTTAACATGGTCGGACTTGGTTTGCCGCGGGTGGAAGCGTATCGTCTGCTCGTTGGCCTGCGCCAGCTGATCCGGTCTGAGCCGCTGTCGTCCGTGCGCTTCTGGGGTGTGGTTACAGGCAGTTCGTACGACTATTACGTCGCGGAGTGCCAGGTGGATGCGGAGCGCATGCAGGAGAACGCTGACATGAACGGCGAGGGCGATGAGGATGGCGACatggaagaagaagaggaacaCGCACCCGTTTCGAAGATTGCTGACGTACTGTGTACTGTGGCGAGGGGTCGTCTTGCGCGCCGTGGGCCACGTCCGTCCACGCCGGCGGAGGAGGCCGGGACGGGCCTCAACGCCATGTGCTACTACGCTTCGACTAGTGCGGACCTCACGACCTGGACGCGCCTGCCGGATGTCAGCCCGCATCATATCACAGTCGCCCGCGCCTTACGCTGCCGTTTCTCTGGCAACTTCGACGCCCCAGTACATGGGCACCCGCGCTTCATGGGGAGCGAGAAGCACTACCTGCGCGCTCAGATTGCCCGCATCACGAGCGCGTGCCGCATCGCACCCGTGCAGACATTCACCACTGAGGGCGCTGTGCCtgatgcggaggaggaagaaggggccCCGGCTCACACGCcgccgacggcggtgccggccTATTccgtggtgccgccgctgctgccgcaagAGATGCCGGATGAGGAGGACACGGACGCCATCGCGGCCGTGCAGGCGTGGTTCACGGGATACTccaaggaggagctgatgcAGACAAAGGGGTGGTCGCACATTGCCCCGTCGGTGCTGAGCTGCGGCCGCGTCACgacagcgctggcagaggaggaggaggaggaacagGAGCCGGCGGacggagaaggggagaacgGACAGGGGGACGGTGCGAGCACCTctgagccgccgccgccgccaccggagCCCGAAATGGTCGCACCGTTTTTGTGTGACATTAGCCTCGAcgcgccgctctccttcaccgGGCACAGCCGCGCCCAACTCGCTGCCTGGACCTTCCGCAAGGCCTACGAAGTGGAGGGAAGCCAAACTTCTGTGTATGTGGCCAAGTCCCTCCGCTGGCCCGGCGCGGCCACCTACGCGGTGACGACCACCGGACGTCCTGGAGCCTCTTACCAGATGATGTACTATGGGACGGGCCTCAAGGACATGCAAGGCGCCTACTACGCGCCACCCCTGCCAGCCCCGTGCTGCCACGAGTATGTGGAGGCGCCTGGCGAGTTTGATGGCCAGTGGGACTGCACCATAGATGAAGAGCTGCGCTACgccccgcctcccccgcGCCCGgaagccgaggaggaggaggacgaggaggaggacgtgtAG
- a CDS encoding Qc-SNARE protein, putative (TriTrypDB/GeneDB-style sysID: LpmP.29.0620), with the protein MIQPQSTLFRRREGGADNDGAFSSPSSSPAPYQTRPGAAAAAPVRADASQEQENDVLMQALLSDMRRAKKSFTRMGDEVREQNAVLERLRASFLTAQNSLRQTMRHLDKVGWGGFKHMWALALFVIVFFMLLYLMLRFR; encoded by the coding sequence ATGATCCAACCTCAGAGCACTCTGTTCCGCCGTCGTGAGGGCGGCGCCGATAATGATGGGGCATTTAGCTCTCCGTCCTCTTCCCCCGCCCCGTACCAGACGCGTCCCGgggcggcagctgccgctccagtGCGTGCAGACGCCtcgcaggagcaggagaacGACGTTCTCATGCAGGCCCTGTTGTCTGACATGCGCAGGGCCAAGAAGAGCTTTACTAGGATGGGCGATGAGGTGCGAGAGCAGAACGCGGTGCTGGAGCGACTGCGCGCCTCCTTCCTGACTGCGCAGAACTCCCTTCGCCAAACGATGCGGCACCTGGACAAGGTAGGCTGGGGAGGCTTCAAGCACATGTGGGCGCTGGCGCTCTTTGTGATTGTCTTTTTCATGCTGCTCTACTTGATGCTTCGCTTTCGGTAA
- the ABCA10 gene encoding ABC transporter, putative (TriTrypDB/GeneDB-style sysID: LpmP.29.0610), producing the protein MPKFWRQYSIQLYGFLAKTFLQRWRMPISTTVEVLLPCLFTILISIAYWVSGHSTVPAQMYDGGANVPLNMTDFVSYFMCKKVDSKLAVPWRPCPPGMNSSFLTCLSLIGNGSEICIQNALYSVLYHILYGMFYGKGSYGMNTMDGHLTLSAMVTEATHEENPTFFGRGGKDSLSHYGKLLVSSDSDTLGQRFMTFCRTKSAMCGEVLYPNPFPSLASAKDYAAEHENTVWAIVDLPKASLTANGETEFTISMNFTATAPTSKGSSKSLFTRGLGANDGSDGYVLYWASGFLTLQTFVQEFYMSEALANHTVTGPASYDSDPATGVDGISKYLSQYGSTLIPMPTPSRYDNSFLTRWAYYMPLLAVMAILYPTSRLVMLIVSEKYNGIREAMLIMGLHPSCMFFGWYSSALIMDFVSSLLAAMFLKIGFLDKVDYSLLLLLYFSFMQQNTALCFFVSSIFHNPRVASWCIAFVLFLFAIPSFSFPDGMTDIQKIFCCLLPCVGYIQAFNMMLNYVSFGWHFGWPQAHIGYFNFSIAVGMMWASFGALMLLSFYLDRVSFGAVGRRAHPLFFLMPLVNRFRKRRIQLVKMSDMGRPIRPGSLVEWTSSEGVEPGNTSFAEGPVKKDGKASPSDSSRLIEHHHDVVNPMDPGVAAVFYRLRKIYIGGGILGFFYTYFTGLFREGDRIVALDGVTFAMRTGEVSVLLGPNGAGKSTIMGMATGMVNPTSGDVFVRGYDARTHLDECRQSIGYCPQRDIVWSLLTVEEHITFYARMKGSNSVNVQDKVEYVLDLVDLQEKRHCKASKLSSGQRRRLCVAIAMVGDSSVLFLDEPTSGMDIKGRKIVYDALNRTRAHRSVLISTHLLDEADRIADRVLIINKGLLSAEGSTMYLKSQMEVGYVVTCLLDSNMSIMEENGAAEALVDFVRAESYAAQRVDGGSNEGCVVLGVQRRGREVSFRFPMTLLDSAGVSLLSVIQHNSERLHLRNVALNLATLEDVFFTVTCTTPLMTSVTDGELVGGREGESDSIDTPEMPLTITDLYEEKRAYLFVFCRHFRALFLKRLHYAQRDVKLLIYQVVLPIIFLLLSLFITLVREPTQPALRLDMTMYEHYASNPSQVMTAYSNFSGYVQNLTRFPMSVTNAFHLGPNLSNSVWGSYYLTDFREMPSGLPNVSYSMSQLLLSEIMTHKSPRCVAVAPVGAVYQQGVPKETPTLLHNTSYSHSSPQAVDALYHLATYQLFGSSVPMPTVVNSPMPLGEFEKSLVSANKQVMIGIFIILPFIFIPSNTISFIVEEKESGARHMQWISGASVLAYWLSSFVFDFACYIVTQILAFVIFLIFRRTEYIGKDTIDAAFVLFLFFGLTSIPVSYFLSFFFRSSFTAQSVVFCINFTFGFLWVTLESMIAEHALRFAEVVTYVLRIFPAVCFGEAMYVLSGVQLANLMFPNRAKTSLFALLHFSETGHPVGGIGTGLIYMSCVAVVCTVGLVVLEYLRVQRLDAVFTQCCTKPNAEDEEEHHRLEEAHPSVRQEEEYVCSVETGPEPACVAVQHLNKRYIGASHAAVHNISLGVKRGEVMGLLGLNGAGKTTVVSILAGEEVATAGEVFVNHHPVQSMESRSFVGYCPQYEALLSNLSAEEHLWLYARLRSIKEKHIKAEVHMLLKELGLYPFRNQSAASLSGGNKRRLSLAIALVGHTKSVLLDEPTSGMDAVARAQTCDILRRLAADKSVVLTTHRLDEVEALADRAAFVVRGNLRCIGTPQELKNAYNTTAAYTLNVLFPITVHLQGIHESLVEKVRSYVLDTITAASGENVRQTLRCEVVEVHPCSMQLTVNADLPPICIAVSNLQGGRAEGIPATAYVSVSQPTLEDILLLQ; encoded by the coding sequence ATGCCCAAGTTTTGGCGGCAGTACAGCATCCAGCTGTACGGGTTTCTGGCCAAGACATTCCTACAGCGATGGCGCATGCCCATCTCCACCACGGTGGAGGTCCTTCTCCCTTGCCTCTTCACCATTCTGATATCCATCGCCTACTGGGTGTCGGGCCATTCGACTGTGCCGGCGCAGATgtacgacggcggcgccaatGTGCCGCTGAACATGACGGACTTTGTGTCGTATTTCATGTGCAAGAAGGTGGACTCAAAACTGGCGGTGCCGTGGCGCCCGTGCCCGCCTGGGATGAACTCATCGTTTCTCACGTGCCTGTCGCTCATCGGCAACGGCAGTGAGATTTGCATCCAGAATGCCCTCTACTCGGTGCTGTACCACATTCTGTACGGCATGTTCTATGGCAAAGGCTCATACGGTATGAACACAATGGACGGCCACCTCACGCTGTCGGCCATGGTGACCGAGGCGACGCACGAAGAAAACCCAACATTCTTCGGCCGTGGTGGTAAGGACAGCCTATCGCACTATGGCAAGCTGCTGGTGTCAAGTGACTCGGATACGCTGGGGCAACGCTTCATGACGTTCTGCCGCACCAAGAGCGCGATGTGCGGCGAGGTACTTTACCCCAATCCCTTCCCTTCATTGGCCAGTGCCAAGGACTACGCGGCAGAGCACGAGAACACTGTCTGGGCCATTGTTGACCTTCCGAAGGCCTCCCTCACAGCCAACGGTGAGACAGAATTCACCATTAGCATGAATTTTACGGCTACTGCGCCAACGTCGAAGGGGTCATCGAAGAGCCTCTTCACCCGCGGCCTCGGCGccaacgacggcagcgacggctaCGTGCTCTACTGGGCTAGCGGCTTCTTGACGCTGCAGACATTTGTGCAGGAGTTCTACATGTCGGAGGCTCTGGCCAACCACACCGTTACTGGCCCCGCTTCCTACGACTCGGACCCCGCGACCGGCGTGGACGGCATCAGCAAGTACCTCTCGCAGTACGGCTCTACCTTAATCCCGATGCCGACGCCGTCGCGCTACGACAACTCGTTCCTGACGAGGTGGGCTTACTacatgccgctgctcgccgTGATGGCTATCCTGTACCCGACTTCACGCCTCGTGATGCTGATCGTCAGTGAGAAGTACAACGGCATTCGCGAGGCGATGCTGATCATGGGCCTGCATCCGTCCTGCATGTTTTTTGGGTGGTACTCTTCCGCACTCATCATGGACTTCGTTTCTTCGCTGCTCGCCGCCATGTTTCTCAAGATTGGCTTCCTCGACAAGGTGGACTACAgcctcctcttgctgctcTACTTCTCTTTCATGCAGCAGAACACGGCCCTCTGCTTCTTTGTCAGCTCCATCTTCCACAACCCGCGCGTGGCGAGCTGGTGCATCGCGTTTGTGCTGTTCTTGTTTGCGATCCcatccttctcctttccggATGGCATGACCGACATCCAGAAGATCTTCTGCTGCCTGCTCCCCTGTGTCGGCTACATCCAGGCGTTCAACATGATGCTGAACTACGTCTCCTTCGGCTGGCACTTTGGGTGGCCGCAGGCGCACATTGGCTACTTCAACTTTTCTATCGCGGTTGGCATGATGTGGGCCTCGTTCGGCGCGCTGATGCTCCTCAGCTTTTACTTGGACCGCGTCTCCTTTGGCGCAGTCGGCCGCCGtgcccaccccctctttttcctaATGCCGCTGGTGAATCGCTTCCGCAAGCGCAGGATACAGCTGGTCAAGATGTCGGACATGGGCAGGCCGATTCGCCCTGGCTCTCTGGTCGAGTGGACCAGCAGCGAGGGAGTCGAGCCGGGCAACACGTCATTTGCGGAAGGCCCGGTGAAGAAGGATGGCAAGGCATCGCCGTCAGATTCCAGCCGACTCATAGAGCACCACCATGATGTTGTTAACCCAATGGACCccggtgtcgctgccgtcttcTACCGCCTGCGCAAGATCTACATTGGCGGTGGCATCCTCGGCTTCTTCTACACGTACTTCACCGGACTCTTCCGCGAGGGCGACCGCATCGTCGCGCTGGACGGCGTCACCTTTGCAATGCGCACCGGCGAGGTGAGCGTGCTGCTCGGCCCCAACGGTGCCGGCAAGTCCACGATCATGGGCATGGCGACTGGCATGGTGAACCCGACGAGTGGCGATGTCTTCGTGCGCGGCTACGACGCCCGGACGCACCTTGACGAGTGCCGGCAGAGCATCGGGTACTGTCCTCAGCGCGATATCGTGTGGTCTCTGCTGACGGTGGAGGAACACATCACCTTCTACGCGCGCATGAAGGGGTCTAACTCAGTGAACGTGCAAGACAAGGTGGAATACGTGCTGGACCTCGTCGACCTGCAGGAGAAGCGTCACTGCAAGGCAAGCAAGCTGTCGAGTGGTCAGCGCCGGCGTCTGTGCGTCGCGATCGCTATGGTCGGTGACTCTTCCGTGCTGTTTCTCGACGAACCCACGTCCGGTATGGACATCAAGGGTCGCAAGATAGTATACGATGCCCTGAACCGCACCCGTGCCCATCGTAGCGTGCTTATCTCCACTCACCTTCTCGACGAGGCCGACCGCATTGCCGACCGCGTCCTCATCATAAACAAAGGATTGCTGTCCGCGGAGGGCTCGACGATGTACCTCAAGTCACAGATGGAGGTCGGGTACGTGGTGACGTGCTTGCTGGACAGCAACATGAGCATCATGGAGGAGAACGGcgctgccgaggcgctggtggaTTTCGTGCGCGCCGAGAGCtacgcggcgcagcgagtcgacggcggcagcaacgaggGATGTGTGGTGCTgggggtgcagcggcgcggccgcGAGGTGTCCTTCCGCTTCCCGATGACCCTTCTCGACTCAGCTGGCGTGTCGCTTCTTTCAGTGATTCAACACAACAGCGAGCGGTTGCACTTGCGCAACGTCGCGCTCAACCTGGCGACTCTCGAGGACGTCTTCTTCACCGTCACGTGCACTACACCGCTCATGACAAGCGTGACAGACGGCGAGCTGGTCGGCGGGCGAGAGGGTGAAAGCGATTCGATCGACACGCCTGAGATGCCGTTGACGATCACCGACCTTtatgaagagaagagggcttacctcttcgtcttctgcCGGCACTTCCGCGCGCTCTTCCTGAAGCGACTGCACTATGCCCAGCGCGACGTCAAGCTACTCATCTAccaggtggtgctgccgatCATCTTTCTGCTCTTGTCGCTGTTCATTACCCTTGTCCGCGAACCGACCCAGCCCGCGCTTCGGCTCGACATGACCATGTACGAGCACTACGCCTCTAACCCATCTCAGGTGATGACGGCATACTCGAACTTTTCCGGCTACGTGCAGAACTTGACCCGCTTCCCCATGAGTGTCACGAACGCCTTCCACCTCGGTCCAAATCTGTCCAACAGTGTCTGGGGCTCGTACTACCTCACCGACTTCCGCGAGATGCCGTCTGGCCTGCCCAACGTGTCCTACTCCATGAGCCAGCTGTTACTGAGCGAAATCATGACGCACAAGTCGCCGCGCTGCGTTGCTGTGGCGCCAGTGGGGGCGGTGTACCAGCAGGGTGTGCCCAAGGAAACTCCGACGTTGCTGCACAACACATCGTACAGCCACTCCTCCCCACAGGCCGTGGACGCGCTCTACCACCTCGCCACGTATCAGCTCTTCGGCTCCTCCGTGCCGATGCCGACTGTCGTCAACTCGCCCATGCCACTCGGCGAATTTGAGAAGTCGCTGGTGTCAGCAAACAAGCAGGTCATGATCGGGATCTTCATCATCCTGCCCTTCATCTTCATTCCGTCCAACACGATCTCCTTCATTGTCGAGGAGAAGGAGTCTGGCGCCCGTCACATGCAGTGGATTTCCGGTGCCAGTGTCCTGGCGTACTGGTTGAGTAGCTTTGTGTTCGACTTTGCGTGCTACATCGTTACGCAGATTTTGGCCTTCGTCATTTTCCTCATCTTTAGACGCACCGAATACATTGGCAAGGACACCATTGACGCCGCCTttgtgctcttcctctttttcggCCTGACGTCGATCCCGGTCAGCTACTTCCTGagcttcttcttccgctcCAGCTTCACGGCGCAGTCTGTCGTCTTCTGCATCAACTTTACCTTTGGCTTCCTGTGGGTGACGCTCGAGTCGATGATCGCCGAGCACGCACTGCGGTTCGCGGAGGTGGTGACCTACGTTCTTCGCATCTTCCCAGCTGTGTGCTTCGGCGAGGCCATGTACGTACTTTCCGGCGTGCAGCTGGCCAACTTGATGTTCCCGAACCGCGCCAAAACAAGCTTgtttgcgctgctgcacttcaGCGAGACGGGCCACCCCGTTGGCGGTATCGGCACAGGCCTCATTTATATGTCTTGCGTTGCTGTGGTCTGCACTGTGGGGCTCGTGGTTCTTGAGTACCTGCGGGTGCAGCGACTCGACGCGGTCTTcacgcagtgctgcacaaAGCCGAacgccgaggacgaggaggagcaccaccgcctcgaggaggcgcaccCGTCCGtgaggcaggaggaggagtacgTGTGCTCAGTGGAGACAGGACCAGAGCCCGCCTGCgttgcggtgcagcacctcaaCAAGCGGTACATAGGAGCCAGTCACGCGGCTGTCCACAACATCTCGCTCGGTGTGAAGAGGGGTGAGGTGATGGGTCTGCTGGGGCTTAACGGCGCCGGGAAGACGACGGTGGTGAGCATCCTTGCAGGTGAGGAGGTTGCGACAGCCGGCGAAGTGTTTGTGAACCACCACCCCGTACAGTCAATGGAGAGCCGCTCCTTTGTTGGCTACTGCCCGCAGTAcgaagcgctgctgagcaATCTCAGCGCTGAAGAGCACCTCTGGTTGTATGCCCGCCTACGCTCCATCAAAGAAAAGCACATCAAGGCAGAGGTGCACATGCTGCTCAAAGAGCTAGGGCTGTACCCGTTCCGCAACCAGTCTGCCGCGTCTCTAAGCGGTGGCAACAAGCGCCGCTTGTCCCTTGCCATCGCGTTGGTCGGACACACAAAAAGTGTGCTTCTGGACGAGCCAACGTCAGGCATGGATGCCGTGGCCCGTGCACAGACGTGCGATAtactgcgccgcctcgcggCTGACAAATCCGTGGTGCTGACCACGCACCGCCTGGACGAGGTCGAGGCACTGGCCGACCGCGCCGCCTTCGTCGTGCGGGGCAATCTGCGCTGCATCGGTACACCACAGGAGCTGAAGAACGCGTACAACACGACTGCCGCCTACACGCTCAATGTGCTCTTCCCCATTACGGTGCACTTGCAGGGCATACACGAAAGCCTGGTAGAAAAGGTGCGCAGCTACGTGCTCGACACCATCACTGCCGCGTCGGGGGAGAATGTGCGGCAGACGCTTCGGtgcgaggtggtggaggtgcaccCGTGCTCGATGCAGTTGACCGTGAACGCCGACCTTCCTCCCATCTGCATCGCTGTTTCGAACCTTCAGGGGGGCAGGGCGGAGGGGATACCTGCAACGGCGTATGTCAGCGTGAGCCAGCCGACGCTGGAGGACattcttcttctccagtaG
- a CDS encoding hypothetical protein (TriTrypDB/GeneDB-style sysID: LpmP.29.0630), whose amino-acid sequence MQTSAVLTGAAVRRTAAASAGSEPRTKLPFLINVVKKAQKSANTTAAATPALSSISASSTEPFILAAAFKPYPLLPSGETKQAAGSSLLYKDDACVLVNDAFPKSMVHCLVMPLDLRLQSLNALSKKDVPLLRHMMYVGDAYVRYLKTTAPHTYKARRFIAGFHALPSLPMLHLHVLSMDLDSPCLKHKKHYNSFATFFFLTSDRVLDDLERHGRVTLNQDVVHLRQMEEGDMRCLWCGTALANVPVMKSHIKSCPQNNALEQS is encoded by the coding sequence ATGCAGACCTCAGCGGTCCTAACCGGCGCGGCAGTGCGCCGAACTGCCGCGGCCTCTGCCGGCAGCGAACCTCGCACTAAGTTACCGTTTCTTATCAATGTGGTCAAGAAGGCTCAGAAGTCTGCCaacaccacagcggcggcaacaccTGCGCTCTCCTCGATATCGGCGTCGTCGACCGAGCCGTTCATCCTGGCTGCCGCCTTCAAGCCGTACCCGCTCCTGCCCTCCGGCGAGACCAAGCAGGCCGCCGGCAGCTCCCTCCTGTACAAGGACGACGCCTGCGTGCTTGTGAACGATGCCTTTCCCAAGTCGATGGTGCACTGCCTGGTCATGCCGCTCGACCTTCGCCTACAGTCTCTCAACGCACTGAGCAAGAAGGATGTCCCGCTCCTGCGCCACATGATGTACGTAGGGGATGCGTATGTTCGCTACTTAAAGACGACAGCCCCTCACACCTACAAGGCGCGCCGGTTCATTGCGGGCTTCCACGCccttccctcgctgcccatGCTGCACCTCCACGTGCTTTCAATGGATCTGGATAGCCCCTGTCTCAAGCACAAGAAGCACTACAACAGCTTCGCTACGTTTTTCTTTCTTACGAGTGACCGCGTTCTGGACGACCTGGAGCGGCACGGCCGGGTGACGCTGAACCAAGATGTCGTCCACCTTCGacagatggaggagggggacatGAGGTGCCTGTGGTGCGGCACCGCACTGGCGAACGTGCCCGTGATGAAGTCTCACATCAAGAGCTGCCCGCAGAACAACGCTTTGGAGCAGTCTTAG
- a CDS encoding phosphate transporter, putative (TriTrypDB/GeneDB-style sysID: LpmP.29.0640), which translates to MDYLSTCKLDVNTTLPLVCISTLLSFLCGVGIGANDLSANFAMVVGSGSLNMKRAIIYCTVFELLGAAFMGGHVGNTIRSGIVDPVLFAQNKDVVVIGMTCASFAAALWLYLSTVFGLPVSITHTVVGSIVGFALFATGGFTYIKTNGLIVVVISWFAAPIAACGVTALLFYLLRRDIFKVKGRSFELALTVLPHCLLASLLVDFFFIVLEKPPIMSQTFAQHVPLYIQCIVLLLVMLFFCWAAKVWVFPQVVEAAMGAQSFVWESEALRTEPVNVADSSTLDEIRNFSFFKPRADMSTRTSTVAGRHHLQHHNSQRQQYQSSAADAVSAPPAVPATVALPPPSPSRSPAPASTVDSLLVKHLSGAAEDRDHSESSSTCDSPSHSYPPTPTPVHQNASLVLSSISTSDSSFVRKGAKVRLAPVHIHEHSSAPHTRTVSLSNSTTLVQHGTSDVHHLPGCKLSSSYRDRHEAKQVQSAGVVAYGSTDTTKSAVVVASGEQGLVGVPFSPVLVHSEDEFGEEDWAMDHPMRPIHFGGILIKPFNPRAEYLFTGLQVVAGSISSFVHGAVAGANATSAFVILYDTFTNNELQEPGLSSQWSVLPAMVGIAIGMFGLGASLMKTVGMELVTVTPARGWCIQMGGTFVTMVLTGVGIPVSLSQSQVGAAIGCGVLDAKLGGVSWDVVAKVVAGWAVTLIISALTTGVSMWAVSSLLCT; encoded by the coding sequence ATGGATTACCTTTCCACCTGCAAGCTGGATGTGAACACCACACTCCCGCTGGTGTGCATCAGCACGCTGCTTTCCTTCCTGTGCGGCGTTGGCATAGGTGCAAATGACCTTTCAGCCAACTttgcgatggtggtgggcagcGGGTCTCTCAACATGAAGAGGGCCATCATCTACTGCACCGTGTTCGAACTGCTAGGCGCCGCTTTCATGGGTGGTCATGTGGGCAACACAATCCGTAGCGGCATCGTCGACCCTGTGCTCTTTGCCCAGAACAAGGATGTCGTGGTGATCGGCATGACGTGCGCCAGCTTCGCTGCGGCGCTATGGCTGTACTTGTCCACGGTGTTTGGTCTGCCGGTGTCCATCACTCACACGGTTGTTGGGTCAATTGTTGGGTTTGCGCTCTTCGCCACGGGCGGGTTCACGTACATCAAAACGAACGGACTAATCGTGGTGGTGATCTCATGGTTCGCGGCACCGATTGCGGCGTGTGGCGTGACAGCGCTTCTGTTTTACCTCCTACGACGCGACATCTTCAAGGTGAAGGGGCGTTCCTTTGAGCTTGCCCTGACCGTCCTGCCGCACTGCCTGCTCGCGTCTCTGCTGGTGGACTTCTTCTTCATTGTCCTTGAGAAGCCACCGATCATGTCACAGACGTTTGCTCAGCACGTCCCACTGTACATCCAGTGCATCGTCCTGCTTCTCGTCAtgctttttttctgctgggcggcgaaggtgtgggtgttcccgcaggtggtggaggccgCGATGGGCGCGCAGTCATTCGTgtgggagagcgaggcgctgcgcacggaACCGGTGAACGTGGCGGACAGTTCGACGCTGGATGAGATTAGGaacttctctttcttcaaGCCAAGAGCCGACATGAGTACGAGGACATCCACTGTGGCGGGGAGGCATCACCTGCAACATCACAAcagccagcgccagcagtaCCAGTCGTCAGCCGCTGACGCTGTGTCTGCCCCACCGGCTGTGCCGGCAACTGTGGCGTTGCCACCGCCCTCGCCGTCCCGTAGCCCTGCTCCTGCGTCCACTGTCGATTCCCTCTTGGTCAAGCATCTcagcggagctgctgaagatcGTGACCATTCCGAGAGCAGCTCTACTTGTGATTCTCCGTCGCATTCCTACCCCCCCACACCAACCCCAGTGCATCAGAACGCGTCGTTGGTGCTTTCCTCCATCTCCACATCGGACAGCTCCTTCGTGCGCAAGGGAGCGAAGGTACGTCTGGCACCTGTGCACATCCACGAGCACTCGTCCgcaccgcacacacgcaccgtgTCGCTCTCCAACTCCACGACGCTCGTCCAGCATGGTACCAGCGATGTGCATCACCTTCCTGGATGCAAgctttcctcctcctatCGCGATCGCCACGAAGCAAAACAGGTGCAGTCGGCTGGCGTGGTGGCGTACGGCAGCACGGATACCACAAAGTCAGCAGTAGTGGTTGCTAGCGGTGAGCAGGGGCTAGTCGGGGTGCCGTTTTCCCCCGTCTTGGTGCACAGCGAGGACGAGTTTGGCGAAGAGGACTGGGCCATGGACCACCCAATGCGGCCCATTCACTTTGGGGGCATCCTCATCAAGCCCTTTAACCCGCGCGCCGAGTACCTCTTCACTGGCCTCCAAGTGGTGGCAGGAAGTATATCCAGCTTTGTCCACGGCGCGGTGGCTGGCGCCAATGCCACTTCAGCCTTTGTCATTCTCTACGATACCTTCACGAACAACGAGTTGCAGGAGCCTGGGCTCAGCTCGCAGTGgtcggtgctgccggcaATGGTGGGCATTGCAATTGGCATGTTTGGCCTCGGTGCGAGTCTCATGAAGACGGTAGGGATGGAGCTGGTAACCGTGACGCCGGCCCGAGGATGGTGCATCCAGATGGGCGGCACCTTCGTCACGATGGTTCTGACAGGGGTTGGCATTCCCGTCTCGCTCTCGCAGTCGCAGGTCGGCGCCGCGATTGGCTGCGGCGTCCTGGACGCCAAGCTGGGCGGTGTGTCGTGGGATGTCGTTGCGAAGGTTGTGGCGGGGTGGGCCGTGACCCTTATTATTAGCGCCCTAACAACAGGCGTGTCGATGTGGGCggtgtcgtcgctgctctgCACGTAA